From Phragmites australis chromosome 5, lpPhrAust1.1, whole genome shotgun sequence, a single genomic window includes:
- the LOC133919998 gene encoding large ribosomal subunit protein eL39, giving the protein MPSHKTFRIKKKLAKKMRQNRPIPYWIRMRTDNTIRYNAKRRHWRRTKLGF; this is encoded by the exons ATG CCGTCGCACAAGACCTTCCGGATCAAGAAGAAGCTGGCGAAGAAGATGCGCCAGAACCGCCCCATCCCCTACTGGATCCGCATGCGCACCGACAACACCATCAG GTACAACGCGAAGCGCAGGCACTGGCGCCGCACCAAGCTCGGGTTCTGA